The Thermocrinis albus DSM 14484 genome segment CTATTATAACTCTGTTGTTGGACGTGCCTACCTTCACTTGGGTAAAGCCTAAGAGGTCTCCCTTCTGAACATCTGCTACCGGCTTTGTACTGATGCGAGCTGTGAGTATCAAAAGACCCTCCATGGGTTTATCGTGGGAAAGTTTGTGCTTACCGGTTATGTTAAAGTGGAAGGGAAAGGATGGGTTCTTTGTTCTAAGGACGGCCACAGGCATAGCGCTGTCGGGTTCTCGCAAAGACAGAAAGAGGTATATATCACCCTTAGGTATTCTCTTTTCTAAAGTAGGAGATACCACAACAACACCCTTCACGTACTGCTGTCGGTACTTATCTAAATCTACCCCTTTTGGAACCTCCTGACACGCCACCAGCATTACGAGGAGAAACAGCAAAGGAAACATTCCTTCACCATTATAATTTAAAAAGGAAATTATGAAAAGGTCAGAGGAGTTCACGGTAGCCTATAACAGAGAGGCCAGAGCAGAGTACGAAGTTATAGAAACTTACGAGGCCGGGATAGTTCTGGAAGGTCCGGAGGTGAAGGCTCTCAGAAACAAACAAACTGTGTCCTTCAAAGACAGTTTCGTGAGGATAGAAAATGGTGAGGCCTGGTTGTATAACCTTTACATCGCCCCTTACAGATACGCCACCATCAAACCACCCGATCCTCTCAGAAAGAGAAAACTGCTACTGCATAAGAGGGAGATACTACGTCTTATGGGTAAGGTGCAGGAGAAGGGTTATACCATAATACCCCTCAGGGTTTACTTTAAGAACAACAAGGTAAAGGTGGAGATAGCTCTTGTGAGAGGGAAAAAACAGCACGATAGG includes the following:
- a CDS encoding c-type cytochrome biogenesis protein CcmI/CycH; translation: MFPLLFLLVMLVACQEVPKGVDLDKYRQQYVKGVVVVSPTLEKRIPKGDIYLFLSLREPDSAMPVAVLRTKNPSFPFHFNITGKHKLSHDKPMEGLLILTARISTKPVADVQKGDLLGFTQVKVGTSNNRVIIDRVVE
- the smpB gene encoding SsrA-binding protein SmpB, which produces MKRSEEFTVAYNREARAEYEVIETYEAGIVLEGPEVKALRNKQTVSFKDSFVRIENGEAWLYNLYIAPYRYATIKPPDPLRKRKLLLHKREILRLMGKVQEKGYTIIPLRVYFKNNKVKVEIALVRGKKQHDRREELRERDLRRQLEREIKYGKLKL